From the Cydia pomonella isolate Wapato2018A chromosome 11, ilCydPomo1, whole genome shotgun sequence genome, one window contains:
- the LOC133522973 gene encoding c-Myc-binding protein, whose product MSSYKPIDSKREEFRRYLERAGVMDALTKVLVSLYEEPDKPEDALEYMRKHLGTDGGEDELEAARARIAELEAENALLKGDAAPTEG is encoded by the coding sequence CCAATTGATTCTAAACGCGAAGAGTTCAGAAGATATTTAGAAAGAGCGGGAGTGATGGATGCTCTTACTAAAGTATTAGTCAGTCTATATGAAGAACCAGACAAGCCTGAGGATGCCTTAGAATATATGAGGAAACATCTAGGCACTGATGGTGGAGAGGACGAGTTGGAGGCTGCTAGAGCTCGTATAGCTGAACTAGAAGCTGAAAACGCGCTTCTAAAAGGAGATGCAGCTCCAACAGAaggctaa